The nucleotide window TGGTCAAGATCATCGCCATCCTCGGCCTGGTCGCCACCGGCCTGTACATGGTCATCACCGGCTTCACCTCGCCCAGCGGGCGCACTGCACAGCTGGCCAATCTGTGGAATGACGGCGGCATGTTCCCCCATGGGCTGATGGGTTTCTTCGCCGGTTTCCAGATCGCCGTGTTCGCCTTCGTCGGTATCGAGCTGGTGGGCACCACCGCCGCCGAAGCGAAAAACCCGGAGCGCACCCTGCCGCGGGCGATCAACTCGATCCCGATCCGCATCATCGTGTTCTATGTGCTGGCGCTGATCGCGATCATGGCCGTGACACCTTGGCGCGACGTGGTCCCGGGCAAGAGCCCGTTCGTCGAGCTGTTCGTGCTGGCCGGCCTTCCAGCGGCGGCCAGCATCATCAACTTCGTGGTACTGACCTCGGCGGCCTCGTCGGCCAACAGCGGCGTGTTCTCCACCAGCCGCATGCTCTTCGGCCTGAGCCAGGAGGGTGATGCACCCAAGGCGTTCGAGAAGCTTTCGAGCCGCTCGGTGCCGGCTAACGGCCTGTACTTCTCCTGCACCTGCCTGCTGCTCGGTGCAGTGCTGATCTACCTGGTGCCGAACGTGGTCGAGGCGTTCACCCTGGTGACCACGGTTTCGGCGGTGCTGTTCATGTTCGTGTGGACGCTGATTTTGCTGTCGTACCTGAAGTACCGCAAAAACCGTGCGGCGCTGCATCAGGCGTCGAAGTACAAGATGCCGGGCGGGCGCTTCATGTGCTACGTGTGCCTGGTGTTCTTTGCCTTCATCCTGGTGTTGCTGAGCCTGGAGGCGGACACGCGTTCAGCGCTGGTGGTAACGCCGATCTGGTTCGTATTGCTGGCGGTGACCTATCAGTTTGTACGCAGCAGGCGCCATCCGCGTTCGGCTGTGCGCAACGGCTGATAGCCTCGGGGGCTGCTCTGCAGCCCCAATCCTGTGCACATCAATGTCCCAGGCACCAACCTGGACCTCGCAAACGCCCCAACACCTCGCACAACCCCTCTATTACGCCCATTTCGCCACTAGGCACATCCCTTGCAACGCCCCTCCCCGCTTGCCCAACACTCTAAAAAACTCAGCGGAGAGAGCACATGAAGCGTCGCAGTCTGATCAAGGCTTTTACCCTCAGCGCATCGATTGCGGCGATGGGCCTGAGCTGGAGCATCCAGGCCGCCGAGACCATCAAGGTTGGCATCCTGCATTCGCTGTCGGGGACCATGGCCATTTCCGAGACCTCGCTCAAGGACATGGCGCTGATGACCATCGACGAGATCAACGCCAAGGGCGGCGTGAACGGCAAGATGCTCGAACCGGTGGTGGTCGACCCGGCCTCCAACTGGCCGCTGTTCGCTGAAAAGAGCCGCCAACTGCTGACCCAGGACAAGGTCGCGGTGGTGTTCGGCTGCTGGACCTCGGTGTCGCGCAAGTCGGTGCTGCCAGTGTTCGAAGAGCTCAACGGCCTGCTGTTCTACCCGGTGCAGTACGAGGGTGAAGAGATGTCGCCAAACGTGTTCTACACCGGCGCCGCCCCCAACCAGCAGGCCATTCCTGCCGTCGAATACCTGATGAGCGAAGACGGCGGCAGCGCCAAGCGCTTCTTCCTGCTGGGCACCGACTACGTCTACCCGCGCACCACCAACAAGATCCTGCGCGCTTTCCTGCACAGCAAAGGCGTGGCCGACAAGGACATCGAAGAGGTGTACACGCCGTTCGGCCACGCCGATTACCAGACCATCGTTGCCAACATCAAGAAGTTCTCCGCCGGCGGCAAGACGGCGGTGATTTCCACGGTCAACGGCGACTCCAACGTGCCGTTCTACAAAGAACTGGCCAACCAGGGCCTGAAGGCCACCGACGTGCCGGTTGTGGCGTTCTCGGTGGGCGAAGAAGAGCTGCGCGGCATCGACACCAAACCGTTGGTGGGGCACCTGGCAGCGTGGAACTACTTCGAGTCGGTGGATAACCCGGTGAACCAGAAGTTCGTCGCCGACTGGAAGGCCTACGCCAAGGCCAAGGGCCTGCCAGGCGCTGACAAGGCGGTGACCAACGACCCGATGGAAGCCACCTACGTGGGCATCCACATGTGGGCGCAGGCCGCCGAGAAGGCCAAGTCCACCGACGTCGACAAGGTGCGTGAAGCACTGGCCGGGCAGAGCTTCAAGGCACCGTCGGGCTTCACCCTGACCATGGACAAGACCAACCACCACCTGCACAAGCCGGTGATGATCGGCGAGATCCAGGATGACGGGCAGTTCAGTGTGGTGTGGGAAACCGAGCAGCCGCTGCGGGCGCAGCCTTGGAGCCCGTTCATTCCAGGGAATGACAAGCGACCTGACTACGCAGTGAAAGGTAACTGAGTGCACTGGGGCCGCTATGCGGCCCATTCGCGGGCTTGCCCGCTCCCACAGGTCCCCACTGCCCTCTGGACCAGTGAAATACCTGTGGGAGCGGGCAAGCCCGCGAAGAATCCACCACTGTATTCCAGGATTGCCCGCATGCTCAGAATGCTGCTCACCCTGCTTCTGCTACTCCCCATGGCCACCCAGGCCAGCGAGGGCGAATTCTTCCTCACCGCCAAGCCCGCCGAGCAGGCCCGCCTGCTCGAAAGCTGGGCGGCGCAACCCGATGCCGCGCGCCTGTCACTGCTGGACAACCTGCGCCAGGGCCGCATTGCCACTGACGACACCCGCAAGGTGCGCCTGAACAACCGCCTGCGCGGCCTGATCGACAACGCCCTGGCCAGCCACCAGCTGCTCAGCGACAACAGCGAAACGCGCCTGGCCGCCGCCCAGCAACTGCAAAAAAGCGCACAACCCGCGCAAATGGCCTTCCTCGACCGGCGCTTCGCCAGCGAGCCGGATGCTGCCGTGCACGCCGCCATCGGCCTGGCCCTGGCCAACCTGCAACTGGGCGCCAGCGAACCGGCAGTACGCCTGGCAGCCGTGCGCCTGCTGGGCGAAACCGGTGACCCGCTGGCCCGCACCCGCCTTGAAGCGCTGCTGCAACCCGACGCTGAAGCCGACCCGGGCGTGCGCATCGCTGCCGAAACCAGCCTGGCCCAGGTCAAACGCAAGCTGCTGGTGGGCGAACTGCTCGGCCAGGCCTTCAGCGGCCTGTCGCTGGGCTCGATCCTGCTGCTGGCGGCGCTCGGCCTTGCCATCACCTTCGGCCTGCTCGGGGTGATCAACATGGCCCACGGCGAGATGCTGATGCTCGGCGCCTACAGCACCTATATGGTCCAGGTGCTGGTGCAGCGCTACGCCCCGGGTGCCATCGAGTTCTACCCGCTGATTGCCCTGCCCGTGGCCTTCGCTGTGAGTGCCGGGGTCGGCATGGCGCTGGAACGCACCGTGATCCGCCACCTGTACGGCCGCCCGCTGGAAACCCTGCTGGCGACCTGGGGCATCAGCCTGATGCTGATTCAGGCCATCCGCCTGCTGTTTGGCGCGCAGAACGTCGAGGTGAGCAACCCGGCGTGGCTCTCGGGTGGCATTCAGCTGCTGCCCAACCTGGTGCTGCCGTACAACCGCCTGGTCATCATCGGCTTCGCCTTGGCCGTGGTGCTGCTCACCTGGCTGCTGCTCAACCGCACACGGCTTGGCCTGAACGTGCGCGCAGTCACCCAGAACCGCAACATGGCCGCCTGCTGCGGCGTGTCCACCGGGCGCGTCGACATGCTCGCCTTTGGCCTGGGCTCTGGCATCGCCGGCCTCGGCGGCGTGGCCCTGAGCCAGGTCGGCAACGTCGGCCCGGACCTGGGCCAGAGCTACATCATCGACTCATTCCTGGTGGTGGTGCTGGGCGGTGTCGGGCAGCTGGCCGGCAGCCTCTGGGCCGCGTTCGGCCTTGGCATCACCAACAAGCTGCTGGAGCCGCAGATCGGTGCCGTGCTCGGCAAGATCCTCATCCTTGCGTTGATCATTCTGTTCATCCAGAAGCGCCCGCAAGGCCTGTTCGCCCTCAAGGGACGGGTAATCGACTGATGAACCAGCCACTGCTTGTCACCGCTACGCAAAAGGCCGGGCCGCGCCTGACCCTGACCATCGGCGCCCTCGTCGTGCTGCTGTTGCTGGCCCTGCCGCTGTTGTCGCTGCTCCCGGCGGATCACGCGCTTCAGGTATCGGCCTACACCCTTACCCTGGTCGGCAAGATCCTCTGCTACGCCATCGTCGCTCTGGCCCTGGACCTGGTCTGGGGCTATGCCGGCCTGCTGTCGCTGGGGCACGGCCTGTTCTTCGCCCTGGGCGGCTACGCCATGGGCATGTACCTGATGCGCCAGGCGGCCGGTGACGGCCTGCCGGGGTTCATGACTTTCCTGTCATGGACCGAGCTGCCGTGGTACTGGGCCGGTACCCAGCATTTTGCCTGGGCCCTGTGCCTGGTGGTGCTGGCGCCTGGGCTGCTGGCACTGGTGTTTGGCTGGTTCGCCTTCCGCTCGCGGATCAAGGGGGTGTACTTCTCGATCATGACCCAGGCCCTGACCTTCGCTGGCATGTTGCTGTTCTTCCGCAACGAAACCGGCTTCGGCGGTAACAACGGCTTCACCAGCTTTCGCACCATCCTCGGCTTCGACATTGCCGCACAAGGCACCCGCGCGGTGCTGTTCCTGCTCACCGTCGGGCTGCTGCTGGCCAGCCTGTACCTGTGCTGGCGCCTGACCCGCAGCAAGTTCGGCCGCCTGCTCACCGCCGTGCGCGACGCCGAGAACCGCCTGATGTTCTGCGGCTACGACCCACGCGGCTTCAAGTTGCTGGTGTGGGTGCTCAGCGCCGTCCTGTGCGGCCTGGCGGGCGCGCTGTATGTGCCGCAGGTGGGCATCATCAACCCCAGCGAAATGTCGCCGACCAACTCCATCGAAGCCGCCGTGTGGGTGGCCTTGGGCGGGCGCGGCACGCTGATCGGCCCGCTGCTCGGCGCCGGCCTGGTCAATGGCATGAAAAGCTGGTTCACCGTGGCCTTCCCGGAGTTCTGGCTGTTCTTCCTTGGCGCGCTGTTCATCCTCGTCACCCTGTACCTGCCCAAGGGCGTGGTCGGCCTGTTGAAGAAAAGGAGCCAGCCATGAGAGGCGTGCCCCCGGTCCACCCTGAATTCATGCTCGAACCGGTGTTCGACACCCTCGGCGCCAGTCGCGACGCAATCGGCCTGGGCCAAAGCCGCAAGGCCGGCCTCGACACCCGTCACGGCACAGTGCTGAGCCTGGAGGACATCAGCGTCAGCTTCGATGGTTTCAAGGCGCTCAACGGGCTGAACCTGTACATCGGCGTGGGCGAACTGCGCTGCATCATCGGCCCCAACGGCGCCGGCAAGACCACGATGATGGACGTGATCACCGGCAAGACCCGCCCCGACACTGGCAGCGCCTACTTTGGCGACACCCTCGACCTGACCCGCATGAGCGAATACCAGATCGCCCAGGCCGGCATTGGCCGCAAGTTCCAGAAGCCCACGGTGTTCGAGGCACTGACGGTGTTCGAAAACCTGGAGCTGGCGCTGAAGACCGACAAGTCGGTGTGGGCCAGCCTGGCCGCGCGCCTGGGTGGCGAGCAGCGCCAGCGCATCGAAGAAGTGCTGACCACCTTGCGCCTGCTGCCCCTGGCCCAGCGCCAGGCCGGCTTGCTGTCGCACGGGCAGAAGCAGTTTCTGGAAATCGGCATGTTGCTGGTGCAAGAGCCGCAATTGCTGCTGCTGGATGAGCCAGTGGCCGGCATGACCGACGCCGAGACCGAGTTTACCGCCGAGCTGTTCAAGGGCCTGGCTGGCAAGCATTCGCTGATGGTGGTGGAGCATGACATGGGCTTTGTCGGCAGCATTGCCGACCATGTGACCGTGCTGCACCAGGGCAGTGTGCTTGCAGAAGGGTCGCTGGAGCAGGTGCAGGCAGATGAGCGGGTGGTCGAGGTGTATCTGGGCCGCTAGACATTGACGCCTGTAGCGGCCCTATCGCCGGCAAGCCAGCTCCCACAAGCCCGCGAAAGGGCCAGCACAGGCACAGTAACTCTTTCAGGAACACTCACATGCTCAAGATCGACTCCCTGCACCAGTACTACGGCGGCAGCCATATCCTGCGCGGCCTGTCCTTCGAAGCCAAGGTCGGCGAAGTCACCTGCCTGCTGGGCCGCAATGGCGTGGGCAAGACCACCCTGCTGCGCTGCCTGATGGGCCTGGTACCCGCCCGTGACGGCAGCATCGAATGGGAAGGCAAAACCATCACCAGCCTCAAACCGCAGCAACGGGTCCAGGCCGGGATCGCCTATGTACCCCAGGGCCGCGAAATTTTCCCGCGCCTTACCGTCGAGGAAAACCTGCTGATGGGCCTGTCACGCTTCCCGGCCCGTGAAGCCCGCGAAGTCCCTGCCTTCATCTACGAACTGTTCCCGGTGCTGGAGCAAATGAAGCAGCGCCGTGGCGGCGACCTGTCTGGTGGCCAGCAGCAACAGCTGGCCATCGGCCGCGCCCTGGCCAGCCGCCCACGGCTGCTGATTCTCGACGAGCCCACTGAAGGTATCCAGCCCTCGGTGATCAAGGAGATCGGCGCGGTCATCCGCCGCCTGGCCCAGCGTGGCGACATGGCGATCCTGCTGGTGGAGCAGTTCTACGACTTTGCCGAAGAACTGGCCGACCAGTACCTGGTCATGGCCCGTGGCGAGATCGTGCAACATGGCCGCGGCGAAAACATGCAAGCCGAAGGTGTGCGCGGGCTGGTAACCATTTAATCTGCGAGCAACGACCCTGCGAGACGCTGTCATGAGTTACGAAATCCGCGACGCCCTGCCCACCGACGTGCCGGGCATCCTCGACATCTACAACGACGCGGTGCGCAACACCACGGCGATCTGGAACGAAACGCCGGTTGACCTCGGTAACCGTCAGGCCTGGTTTGAAGCGCGGGCGCAGCAGGGGTATCCCATTCTGGTGGCAGTGGATGAGACGGGTGTACTGGGGTATGCCTCGTTTGGCGACTGGCGGCCGTTTGAAGGGTTTCGTAACACCGTTGAGCACTCGGTGTATATCCGCGCAGACCAGCGTGGCAAAGGGCTGGGGCCGGTGTTGATGGCAGCGCTGGTGGAGCGTGCGCGCGGGTGTGGCAAGCATGTGATGGTGGCGGCCATCGAGAGTGGCAATGCGGCGTCGGTGTGCCTGCATGAGCGGCTGGGCTTCGTGGTGACCGGGCAGATGCCGCAGGTGGGGGTGAAGTTTGGCCGCTGGCTGGACCTGACCTTCATGCAGCTGGTGCTGAACCCCGGAGCCGAACCCAACTGAGCACTTAGGCCTGACGCGACCCCTGTAGGAGCGGCCTTGTGCCGCTGCTACAGGGGACGATGCAGCGTTTACATCTGGGTAAACCTGCCCAGCCGCTGGCGCAGCATGGTGTTCTCGCTGCGCAACTGCTGCACTTCCTGCAACAGCTCCAGCGCCAGCGCCACCCCTTCCCACTCCAGTTCCAGCTCCTGGTGCAGCTTCGCCGCGCGCTTGGCCACCAACGGCGCCTGATCGTCGAACAACCAGTCCTCAGGCGTTCGCCCGGAGGGTTCGACAATGCCGTGTTCGACGATCTCGATCACGCAGTCTGCCGTGACATCGGCTTCCTGACACAAGGTACGCATGTCCAGTTGAACGATCAGGGTGCTGCTCATGATCACTTACTCCATTGTGTCCTCGGGTTGAACGCCGCTTTCTCGGAAAGCTTGGTCCACAGTTCGCGGGCAGCCTCGTCGGAGGTCGGCGGCATGACCACTTTCAGTTGCGCATAAAGGTTGCCGCGCTCACCGCTCTTGTTCGCCAGGCCCTTGCCCGGTACACGCAGGCGCTGGCCGCTCTGGCTGTCGGGGCGGATGGTCAGGTTGATCTTGCCTTCCAGGGTCGGCACCGCAACCTTGGTGCCCAGCGCCGCCTCCCACGGTGCCAGCGGCACAGTGATGATCAGGTCATGTCCTTCGACATCGAACAGCGGGTGCGGTGCCATGCGGATGGTCAGGAACAGGTCACCATTGGCCCCACCACCGCTGCCCGGCGCGCCCTGGCCCTTGAGGCGGATACGCTCACCGTCGGTCACACCGGCCGGGATCTTCACGTTCAGGGTCTTGGTGGTGAAGCCGGTGCGTTGGCCCAAGGCATTGGTTTGCGGCACCTGGAAGCTGATCTGCTTGGACTCCTTGCTCAGGGTCTCTTCAAGGAACACAGCCAGTTCAAGCTCCACATCCTGCCCTCGCCTGCCGGCACTGCGTTGCTGCTGCCGGGCACCACCGAAGGGGTTGCCACCCCGCCCACCGAAGACCGAACTGAAGAAGTCGGAGAAGTCGCCGCCCTCGAAGCCGCCGCCACCGCCACGGCTCTCCCAGCCCGGTGGTGCCTGGAACGGCCGGCCATGTTGGCCGCCGTACTTGCGAATTTCGTCGAACTCGGCACGTTTTTGCGCGTCGCCCAGCACTTCGTAGGCCTCGTTGGCCTCCTTGAACTTGTCCTCGGCGTCGCGCTCCTTGCTGACATCGGGGTGATACTTGCGCGCAAGCTTGCGGTACGCGGCCTTGATCGCCTTCTCGTCCGCCGTGGGCTCTACGCCGAGTATCTTGTAATAGTCTTTGAAGTCCATCTGTGGATCACCAATGTGAATGTGCGTGTTGCAACAGAAGATAGGGGTCAAGCATAGCCTTTCAAGACCGCCTTGGGTTTGCGCCATGGCAGACGACTGGTCTTGATTCTGTAGCCAAGTGGCATAAACTGCGCGGCCGTTTTCCTTCCGGAAGCTGATTTCCCATGTCTGACGTATCCCCGGCCCGCGCCCTGGGCATCGACTTTGGCACCTCCAACTCCACGGTCGGCTGGCACCGCCCTGGCGTGGAGTCGCTGATTGCCCTGGAAGACGGCAAGATCACCTTGCCCTCGGTGGTGTTCTTCAATATCGAAGAGCGGCGCCCGGTGTATGGCCGCCTGGCACTGCACGAATACCTGGAAGGCTACGAAGGCCGCCTGATGCGCTCGCTGAAGAGCCTGCTGGGCTCCAAGCTGATCAAGCACGACACCAGCGTGCTGGGCAGTGCCCTGCCGTTCAAGGACCTGCTGGGCATGTTCATCGGTGAGCTGAAAAAGCGCGCCGAAACCGCCGCTGGCCGCGAATTCGACCAGGTGGTGCTGGGCCGCCCGGTGTTCTTCGTCGACGAAGACCCGGCTGCCGACCAGGAGGCCGAGGACACCCTGGCCGACGTGGCGCGCAAGATCGGCTTCAAGGATGTGTCGTTCCAGTACGAGCCGATTGCCGCGGCCTTCGACTACGAGTCGGGCATCAGCCGTGAAGAACTGGTGCTGATCGTCGACATCGGTGGTGGTACTTCGGACTTCACGTTGATCCGCCTGTCGCCCGAGCGCCACCTGATCGCCGAGCGCCAAAGCGACATTCTCGCGACCGGCGGCGTGCACATCGGCGGTACCGACTTCGACAAGCAGCTGAGCCTGCAAGGCGTGATGCCGCTGTTCGGCTACGGCAGCCGCATGAAAAGCGGCGCGCTGATGCCCACCAGCTACCACCTTAACCTGGCCACCTGGCACACCATCAACGCCCTGTACTCGCAGAAGTCGCAGCTGGCGCTGGGCAGCATGCGCTATGACATCGAGGACAGTTTTGGCATCGACCGCCTGTTCAAGCTGATCGAGCAGCGCGCCGGGCACTGGCTGGCGATGGAAGTGGAGGCCAGCAAGATCGAGCTGACCGAGCAAGACAGCCGCCACATCGACCTGCGCCGTGTCGAGCCCGAACTGACCGCAGCGCTGACCCGTGCGCTGTTCGAAGAGGCGATCGAAGGCCTGCTGGAGCGCGTGCGCGGCAGTGTGACCGAGCTGCTGGCCAAGGCTGGCGTGAGCGAAAGCCAGGTTGACACCGTGTTCTTCACGGGCGGTTCCAGCGGCATTCCGGCGCTGCGCAACAGTGTGTCGGCGATGTTGCCGAATGCGCGGCATGTGGAAGGCAACATCTTTGGCAGCATTGGTAGCGGCCTGGCCATCGAAGCCCGCAAGCGTTACGGCGCAGCCTGATTCATCTCTATGGCCTGGACTGGCCTCTTCGCGGGTAAACCCGCTCCCACAGGGATCGCACAGTACTTGAGACTTGTGCAGTACCTGTGGGAGCGGGTTTACCCGCGAAGAGGCCGCTACAGGCTAATGAAGAATCAGACCAGCTCTTCGCGCTTCAGCTCGCTCTTGAGGTAGGCATAGTAGATCGGCCCCGCCACCACCCCCGGCAGCCCGAATGCCGCCTCGAACACCAGCATCGCCAGCAGCAGTTCCCAGGCCTTGGCACTGATCTGCCCGCCAACGATCCGCGCGTTGAGGAAGTACTCGACCTTGTGGATGACGATCAGGTAACCCAGCGCTGCCGCCGCCACCCAGATCGACAGCGACAGGCCGACAATGGTGATCAGGGTGTTGGACATCAGGTTGCCGATCACCGGCAGCAAGCCCAGCAGGAAGGTCAGCACGATCAGCGTCTTGGTCAGCGGCAGGTGCACGCCGAACAGCGGCATCACCACCGCGAGGAAGATGCCGGTAAAGGCCGTGTTGAGCAGCGAGATCTTGATTTGCGCGAACACGATGTTGCGAAACGCCTTCACCAGCAGGTTCAACCGTTCGAACAGCGCTGCCGCCAGCGGCTTGCGCCGGGAAACATCGGGGATGCGCTGCAAGGCGATGATCGCGCCGAGGATCATGCCGATCAGCAGCGTCACGAACATGTGCGCCATGCCCTTGCCCACCAGTTGCAGGTCGCTCAGGTGGCTCTTGATCCAGTCACCGATGGCCACCTTGAACTCAGCGGCACTGGCGGGCAGGTAGCCCTCGATGAAGGGCGGCAGCTGACCGCGGGCACGCTCCACCAGGGCCATGAACTTGTCCAGCGAGGCGCCGGGGTTTTCCGCCTCGTGCAACAAAAAGCTGAAGGCACCGGCAATCAACAGCGTCAAGGTAATGACCACCAGCGTACCGAGCAGCGCTACGGCCAGCCAGCGCGCGCGTTGGCCGGCCAGTAGCGGTTGCAGGCGCGGGGTCAGCATGTTGACCAGTTCGAACACCAGCAGGCCGGCCAGCAGGCTGGGCAACAACTTCAGGGGCAAAGCCAGCAGCAGGCCCGCCATGACGATGATCAGGCTGGCCAGAGTGATCTGACGGGGGGTAAAGGTCATACAGCCTCGACGGCAGACAGCGGGAATGCCCGCAGTCTGCCAGCCTTGGCGGCGCAGGCATAGGCGCAGGTCATTTCTTCTTCAGGCAGTCGCTCATGTACGCCTTGCGCTCGTCACCCTTCAGGGCTTTGGTGGTGGCGTCGGCGTTGCAGGTCTTCATCTTCTCCTGCTGGGTTTGTGGCACGTCCTTCTTCAGGCAGGTGCTCATGAAGGCTTTGCGTTCATCGCCCTTCAGGGCTTTGGTGGTGGCGTCGGCGTTGCAGGTTTTCATTTTTTCCTGCTGCGCGGTATTGGCCGCGAAGCCTTGGGCGCTGAACAACACCGCCAACGCCAGCAATGGAATTTGCAGCACTTTCATGGAGTGGTCTCCTTGGCTCCGTGCCCGACGCACGGGGGTCGAGCTGAGTGTAGCCAAGAATTTCAGCGCCCCGCCCGTGCCTGCCGACGGTACTGCTCGGGGGTGCACTGGGCCTGGCGCTGGAACATGGCGATGAACGCCGACGCGCTGCTGTAGCCAAGGTCGAAAGCAATGGCCTGAATCGGCAGGCCAGCCTCCAGCGCTTCGATGGCCCGCAGAAAACGCAGGCGCAGGCGCCATTCGCCAAAACTGATGCCCAGTTCGCGCAAGAACTGGCGGGCCAGGGTGCGTTCGCTGACATGCACACGGGCGGCCCAATCGGCCAGCGGGCGATTGTCACCGGGCTCGGCACCAAGGCCGTCGAGTACCTGGCGCAGGCCATCGCTGTGGGCAAACGGCAGGTAGCAGGCCTGGGTGGGCGCCAGCAGCAACTGGTCGAGCAGTACCTGTACCAGGCGCTGGTCGCGCTCGTCCTCGGCTACCTTCAGGTCACGCCGGGCGAAGTCGCCAAGGATGGCCTTGAGGATATCGCTGATCATCAGGCTGCACGGTTGCTGCGGCAGGGCTGTGCACAGGCTGCGGTCGAGATAGATGGAGCGGTAGACGATGGCCTGCGGGTTGTAGCAGCCATGCGCGGTGTCGGGCGGTACCCAAACGGCGTATTGCGGCGGCGACAGGAAACGCTGGCCGGCCACATCCAGGTGCATCACGCCGTGAGCGGAGTAGTTGAGCTGGCCCCAGGCGTGGCAGTGCACGGCGCTGTGGGTGTCGGCAACGAACTCGTCGTGGCGGAAGTACACCGGGGCCGGCAGTTGGGTGAACTGGGGGATATCGAGGAGTTTGCGCGGCATGCTGTCTGCTTTGCGGGGTGGGTTGTCTGGATAGGAGTATAGGCTTGTGGGCAGACACTCGATAATACAGGCCTATCGAGGGCCTGCCTTGCAGGCCTTCGCGGGCTTGCCCGCTCCCACAAGAACTGCGCCAGCCTCAAGGCCTTTGATATCCCTGTGGGAGCGGGCAAGCCCGCGAAGGGCTGCAAGGCAGCCCCAATCCAGGCCCCAATGAGTAACCCGCTACATGAATTACCTGTTCCCCCTCACCGCCATCCTCATCTGGGCCGGCAACACCGTGGTCACCAAGATGTCCGCTGGCGCCATCCACCCTGCCGAAATCGGCTTCTACCGCTGGCTGCTGGCCGGCTTGCTGTTCACGCCGTTCCTGTTGCCCGCCGTGTGGCGCAACCGCGCAGCCATTCGCCCGCACCTGGGCAAAGTGTTCGTGCTGGGCGTGCTGGGCATGGCGATGTACCAGAGCCTGGCCTACTTCGCCGCCGGCATCACCAGCGCCACCAACATGGGCATCATCCTCTCGCTGATGCCGCTGATGTCGCTGGCGCTGTCCATCGCCTGGCTGGGCCAGCGCCTGAGCTACGGCGCCCTGCTGGGCGCGGTGGTGTCATTTTTCGGCGTGCTGGAAGTGGTCAGTGCCGGCCACCCCGCCAGCCTGCTGGAACAGGGCCTGAACGGCGGCGACCTGTTGATGCTGGTGGCCACCCTGGCCTACGCGCTGTACAGCTTCCTGCTGAAGAAATGGCAGTTGCGCCTGCCACCGCTGCAGTTGCTGTACTTGCAGGTGCTGGTGGCAATCGTGGTGCTGCTGCCGCTGTACCTGCTGTCGGAAAAGACGGGCCTGCACAGCCATAACATCGGCCTGGTGCTGTACGCCTGCGTGCTGGCTTCGATGATCGCGCCGCTGCTGTGGATGCAGGCCGTGCACCGCCTGGGCCCAAGCCGCACCACGCTGTTTTTCAACCTGCTGCCGCTGGTCACCGCACTGATCGCCGCCGTGGTGCTGGACGAGCAACTGGCCAGTTACCACTTGGTCGGCGGCGTGCTCACCCTGGTCGGTGTGGTGCTGGCTGAGCGCTGGACCACGCCGATACGCCG belongs to Pseudomonas putida NBRC 14164 and includes:
- a CDS encoding DMT family transporter, which encodes MNYLFPLTAILIWAGNTVVTKMSAGAIHPAEIGFYRWLLAGLLFTPFLLPAVWRNRAAIRPHLGKVFVLGVLGMAMYQSLAYFAAGITSATNMGIILSLMPLMSLALSIAWLGQRLSYGALLGAVVSFFGVLEVVSAGHPASLLEQGLNGGDLLMLVATLAYALYSFLLKKWQLRLPPLQLLYLQVLVAIVVLLPLYLLSEKTGLHSHNIGLVLYACVLASMIAPLLWMQAVHRLGPSRTTLFFNLLPLVTALIAAVVLDEQLASYHLVGGVLTLVGVVLAERWTTPIRR